A single Glycine soja cultivar W05 chromosome 14, ASM419377v2, whole genome shotgun sequence DNA region contains:
- the LOC114385261 gene encoding trigger factor-like protein TIG, Chloroplastic, whose amino-acid sequence MELCTRTFTSFFLFNPSSSSNPLLLRANANAKTPFKFNSLKLSSFPPHIHLFQPFLSPHTSSPFTLSAASASSSSSSVAVGTEQDRLPAELNVTETAEPNSRVRLHVEVPSLVCEDCYKRVIAEFMKQAKIPGFRPGKKVPESILISYVGSQNVQKATIESILRRTLSHAMTSVTGRALQDSVRIVTKFSEMEETYSSLGSLRYDVLVDIAPEIKWIPDNNAYKNLKIVVEIDSDIDAHTASEQEFRRRYKSIGALKVVTDRGLQVGDVVVLDISATTIDQDESNVKSIPSAESKGFNFDTEYGEKVLPGFLDCIIGIQQGESKSFPLVFPETWNQENLRGVHAQFTVECKELFYRDLPELDDSIADKLLPGCTTVEQVKDLLLQKCQEVEQTAREQATDNAILDQVSKIVQVDIPQSLFEEQGRQLYGANLLEIQAKMKLNEQQLATLSSSKAVNEFLEHQKENITNLIKQSLAVGDIYRRENLQFATEDLVKEVENSIAEFKRQNQEYDEERVKGQVQEILEGAKVLEWLREHAEVQYITK is encoded by the exons ATGGAGCTGTGCACTCGAACCTTCAcaagtttctttcttttcaaccCTTCTTCCTCTTCAAACCCTCTTCTTCTTCGTGCTAATGCCAACGCTAAAACACCCTTCAAATTCAATTCCCTTAAACTCTCATCTTTCCCCCCTCATATTCACCTCTTCCAAccctttctctctcctcacacTTCTTCTCCCTTCACACTCTCAGCTgcttctgcttcttcttcttcttcttcagttgCAGTTGGCACAGAACAGGACCGTCTTCCAGCAGAATTGAATGTCACTGAAACAGCGGAACCCAATTCCAGA GTTAGATTGCATGTGGAGGTGCCATCATTGGTATGTGAGGATTGTTACAAGAGGGTCATAGCAGAGTTTATGAAGCAAGCAAAG ATCCCTGGATTTCGCCCTGGAAAGAAAGTTCCAGAAAGCATTCTTATTAGTTATGTTGGGAGTCAAAATGTTCAGAAGGCTACTATTGAATCTATATTGAGGAGGACACTCTCACATGCTATGACATCG GTTACTGGAAGGGCTTTGCAGGACTCGGTACGAATAGTGACTAAGTTTTCTGAGATGGAGGAGACATATTCTTCTCTTGGGTCTCTTAG ATATGATGTCCTTGTTGATATTGCACCAGAAATCAAATGGATTCCAGATAATAATgcatacaaaaatttaaagattgtTGTTGAGATAGATAGTGATATAGATGCTCACACAGCATCTGAACAAGAATTTAGAAGGCGCTATAAATCCATTGGTGCTCTGAAAGTGGTTACTGACAGAGGGCTACAG GTTGGAGATGTTGTTGTCCTTGACATCTCAGCAACAACCATTGATCAAGATGAATCAAATGTTAAAAGTATTCCTTCTGCTGAAAGTAAAG GCTTTAATTTTGATACAGAATATGGTGAAAAAGTATTACCGGGTTTCCTTGATTGTATAATTGGAATTCAACAAGGTGAATCAAAGTCTTTTCCTCTTGTATTTCCTGAAACATGGAACCAAGAAAATCTTCGAGGTGTTCATGCTCAGTTTACT GTTGAATGCAAAGAACTTTTTTACAGAGATTTACCTGAGCTGGATGATTCTATTGCTGATAAGCTTCTCCCTGGATGCACCACAGTGGAGCAG GTCAAAGACTTGTTGTTACAGAAATGCCAAGAGGTGGAGCAAACAGCTAGAGAACAAGCCACTGATAATGCTATCTTAGATCAGGTTTCTAAG ATTGTACAAGTTGATATACCTCAATCCTTGTTTGAGGAACAAGGAAGGCAGCTTTATGGAGCCAACCTATTAGAAATACAG GCAAAAATGAAACTAAATGAGCAGCAGCTGGCGACTCTGTCAAGTTCAAAGGCTGTGAACGAATTTCTTGAGCATCAGAaggaaaatataacaaatttgatAAAACAGAGTCTGGCAGTTGGTGATATATATAGGCGTGAAAATCTGCAG TTTGCTACTGAGGACCTTGTCAAAGAGGTTGAGAATTCCATTGCTGAATTCAAACGTCAAAACCAAGAATATGATGAGGAACGGGTGAAGGGACAG GTTCAAGAAATACTAGAAGGAGCTAAAGTGCTTGAATGGTTGAGAGAACATGCAGAGGTTCAGTATATAACTAAATGA
- the LOC114385201 gene encoding phosphatidate cytidylyltransferase 1-like, with amino-acid sequence MEKVSEVVWERKIPAEISKSNGNNLLVDDKSKYKSMWIRAYSSLWMLASVSLIIYLGHLYIWAMVVVIQIFMASELFNLLRRASQDKRLPKFKLLNWHYFFTAMLFVYGRILSQQLVNTVTSDKLLYRFVSNLIKYQMVICYFLYIAGFVWFILSLKKRYYKYQFGQYAWTHMILIVVFTQSAFTVANIFVGIFWFLFPAILIAMNDVGAYFFGFYFGRTPLIKLSPKKTWEGFIGASVATMIAAFTFANFLGRFQWLTCPRKDLSTGWLQCDPDPIFKPDYIPLPGLISHWLPWKEIAVLPVQWHALWMGLFASIIAPFGGFFASGFKRAFKIKDFGDSIPGHGGFTDRMDCQMVMAVFVYIYHQSFVVGQDYSVEMLLDQIMRNLGSEEQLSLYTKLGKILQERHL; translated from the exons ATGGAGAAAGTTTCAGAGGTCGTTTGGGAACGTAAA ATTCCTGCAGAGATAAGCAAATCAAATGGAAACAATTTACTTGTCGATGATAAATCCAAATACAAATCAATGTGGATCCGTGCATACTCATCTCTGTGGATGCTAGCGAGTGTCTCACTAATCATATACTTGGGTCATCTTTACATCTGGGCCATGGTTGTGGTTATCCAAATATTTATGGCCAGTGAGCTCTTCAATCTACTTAGAAGAGCATCTCAAGATAAACGTCTCCCTAAGTTTAAGCTCTTGAACTG GCATTATTTCTTCACAGCAATGCTATTCGTATATGGCCGTATTCTCAGTCAACAACTTGTGAATACTGTGACTTCAGATAAACTCTTGTATAGATTTGTGAGCAACCTGATCAAGTATCAGATGGTTATATGCTACTTTTTATATATTGCAG gttttGTATGGTTTATTCTTTCATTGAAGAAGAGATATTACAAGTATCAGTTTGGCCAGTATGCATGGACACATATGATACTTATTGTTGTGTTTACCCAGTCTGCGTTCACTGTAGCCAACATATTTGTAGGGATATTCTG GTTTCTTTTCCCTGCAATCCTCATTGCTATGAATGATGTTGGTGCATATTTCTTCGGTTTCTATTTTGGGAGAACACCTCTGATCAAGCTTTCTCCAAAGAAAACATGGGAAGGTTTCATTGGAGCGTCTGTTGCCACTATGATTGCTGCATTTACG TTTGCAAACTTCTTGGGTCGCTTCCAGTGGCTAACATGTCCAAGGAAG GATTTATCAACTGGTTGGCTTCAGTGTGACCCTGACCCAATTTTTAAGCCAGATTACATTCCATTGCCAGGATTGATTTCTCATTGG CTTCCTTGGAAAGAGATAGCAGTTTTGCCAGTACAGTGGCATGCCTTGTGGATGGGACTATTTGCGTCAATAATAGCACCATTTGGAGGTTTTTTTGCTAGTGGCTTCAAAAGAGCTTTTAAAATCAAA GACTTTGGTGATAGTATACCTGGACATGGTGGATTTACAGACAGAATGGACTGCCAG ATGGTAATGGCTGTTTTCGTCTACATTTACCATCAATCATTTGTTGTAGGCCAAGACTATTCAGTTGAGATGCTATTGGACCAG ATAATGAGGAACCTTGGTTCAGAGGAGCAGCTATCTCTCTACACAAAACTCGGGAAGATATTGCAAGAAAGGCATTTATGA